A portion of the Meriones unguiculatus strain TT.TT164.6M chromosome 14, Bangor_MerUng_6.1, whole genome shotgun sequence genome contains these proteins:
- the Chd2 gene encoding chromodomain-helicase-DNA-binding protein 2 isoform X5 has translation MAHKPREEHLNLSPCIFTWYQTFSQLTFEEEKLSHSASEEASGSDSGSQSESEQGSDQGSGHGSESNSSSESSESQSESESESAGSKSQPVLPEAKEKPASKKERIADVKKMWEEYPDVYGVRRSNRSRQEPSRFNIKEEASSGSESGSPKRRGQRQLKKQEKWKQDPSEDEQEQGTSAESEQEQKKVKARRPVPRRSVPKPQVKKQPKIQRGKRKKQESSDDDDDDDEAPKRQTRRRAAKNVSYKEDDDFETDSDDLIEMTGEGIDEQQDNSETIEKVLDSRLGKKGATGASTTVYAVEANGDPSGDFDTEREEGEIQYLIKWKGWSHIHSTWESEESLQQQKVKGLKKLENFKKKEDEIKQWLGKVSPEDVEYFNCQQELASELNKQYQIVERVIAVKTSKSTLGQTDFPAHSRKPAPSNEPEYLCKWMGLPYSECSWEDEALIGKKFQNCIDSFHNRNNSKTIPTRECKALKQRPRFVALKKQPAYLGGENLELRDYQLEGLNWLAHSWCK, from the exons TCATTCAGCCTCTGAAGAAGCTTCGGGTTCAGACTCTGGCAGTCAGTCTGAAAGCGAGCAGGGCAGCGATCAAGGAAGTGGACATGGCAGTGAGTCCAATAGCAGTTCTGAATCTTCTGAGAGCCAATCAGAATCTGAAAGTGAATCGGCAGGTTCCAAATCCCAGCCAGTTCTTCCAGAAGCCAAAGAGAAGCCTGCCTCCAAGAAGGAACGGATAGCTGATGTGAAGAAG ATGTGGGAAGAATATCCTGATGTTTATGGGGTTAGGCGGTCAAACCGAAGCAGACAAGAACCATCACGGTTTAATATTAAGGAAGAG GCAAGTAGCGGGTCTGAGAGTGGGAGTCCAAAAAGAAGAGGCCAGAGGCAGCTGAAAAAACA agaaaaatggaaacaggACCCCTCAGAAGATGAACAAGAACAAGGCACAAGTGCAGAGAGCgaacaagaacaaaagaaagtaaaagcGAGAAGACCTGTCCCTAGAAG ATCAGTGCCCAAACCTCAAGTAAAAAAGCAACCTAAGATCCAGCgtggaaagaggaaaaagcagGAGTCCTCTGATGACGATGACGACGATGATGAAGCTCCCAAAAGGCAGACTCGACGAAGAGCTGCTAAAAATGTGAG TTACAAAGAAGATGATGACTTTGAGACTGATTCAGATGATCTCATTGAAATGACTGGAGAAGGAATTGATGAACAGCAAGATAATAGTGAAACTATTGAAAAGGTCTTAGATTCAAGACTGGGAAAGAAAGGAG CTACTGGAGCGTCTACCACTGTGTATGCTGTTGAAGCTAATGGAGATCCTAGTGGTGATTTTGACACTGAGAGGGAGGAAGGTGAAATCCAGTACCTTATCAAGTGGAAGGGCTGGTCTCATATCCACAGCACATGGGAGAGTGAAGAATCCTTACAACAACAGAAGGTGAAGGGcctgaaaaaactggagaacttCAAGAAGAAAGAGGATGAAATCAAGCAGTG GTTAGGGAAAGTTTCTCCTGAAGATGTTGAATATTTCAATTGCCAACAGGAGCTGGCATCCGAGTTGAATAAACAGTATCAGATAGTAGAAAGAGTAATAG cTGTGAAGACAAGTAAATCTACATTGGGCCAAACAGATTTTCCAG CTCACAGTCGGAAGCCAGCACCTTCAAATGAGCCTGAATATCTATGCAAATGGATGGGATTGCCGTACTCGGAATGTAGCTGGGAAGATGAAGCCTTGATTGGaaaaaaattccagaattgtATTGACAGCTTCCACAATCGTAACAACTCCAAAACCATTCCCACAAGAGAATGCAAG gcacTAAAGCAAAGACCACGGTTTGTAGCTTTAAAGAAGCAACCAGCCTACTTAGGAGGGGAGAATCTGGAGCTTCGAGATTATCAGCTAGAGGGTCTCAACTGGCTTGCCCACTCCTGGTGCAAGTAG